The Streptomyces sp. NBC_01275 genome has a segment encoding these proteins:
- a CDS encoding MFS transporter yields MTHTTTDRPTRPASGAVVPVLAFAGIVVAVMQTLLVPVIKDLPQLLGTAPSNATWVLTSTLLSGAVATPIMGRLGDLYGKRRMLILSLAVMVVGALVSALTSDLITMIVGRTLQGFAMGAIPLGIGLMRDMLPREKLGSAMALMSSSIGVGGGLALPAAALVAQHADWHALFYGAAGLGALAIALTLLVVPESPARAEGTFDVLGAIGLSAGLVLFLLPITKGSDWGWTSATTLGLFAASAVVLVLWGVMELRVKAPLVDLRTTARPAVLFTNLASIMVGVSFYVVSLVLPQLLQLPKATGYGLGQSMVVAGLLVAPLGLTMMVTAPVYARLSAKYGPKVTLILGLLIIAIGYGAGLGLMSAAWQSLVIAVVLGAGIGLAYSSLPALIVGAVPASETGAANGLNTLMRSIGTSVSSAVIGMVLANTANNVGGVAVPTMHGFRVSFLIATAAVAVGLVLALFLPRQPRPATASQLRASSEEDANLERAEQALRGFRGRVLDADGVPVARAKVTLIDRRGRQAGATLSDEDGGYALAVPAQGAYVVAAKAAGHGPLASSATHAGDETAVDLDLSLPSETVSA; encoded by the coding sequence ATGACGCACACGACCACCGACCGGCCCACCCGCCCAGCGAGCGGAGCCGTCGTCCCCGTGCTCGCCTTCGCGGGCATCGTGGTCGCGGTGATGCAGACCCTGCTCGTCCCGGTCATCAAGGACCTGCCGCAGCTGCTGGGCACCGCGCCCAGCAACGCCACCTGGGTCCTGACCTCCACCCTGCTGTCGGGCGCCGTGGCCACCCCGATCATGGGCCGCCTCGGCGACCTGTACGGCAAGCGGCGGATGCTCATCCTCAGCCTGGCCGTGATGGTCGTCGGCGCCCTGGTGAGCGCGCTCACCAGCGACCTGATCACGATGATCGTCGGCCGTACGCTCCAGGGCTTCGCCATGGGCGCGATACCGCTCGGCATCGGCCTGATGCGGGACATGCTGCCGCGCGAGAAGCTCGGCTCGGCGATGGCCCTGATGAGCTCCTCGATCGGCGTCGGCGGCGGCCTCGCCCTGCCCGCCGCCGCCCTGGTCGCCCAGCACGCCGACTGGCACGCCCTCTTCTACGGCGCCGCAGGCCTCGGCGCCCTCGCCATCGCCCTCACCCTCCTCGTCGTACCCGAGTCCCCGGCCCGCGCCGAGGGCACCTTCGACGTCCTGGGCGCGATCGGCCTCTCCGCGGGCCTCGTCCTCTTCCTCCTCCCCATCACCAAGGGCAGCGACTGGGGCTGGACCTCCGCCACCACCCTCGGCCTGTTCGCCGCCTCCGCCGTCGTCCTCGTCCTGTGGGGCGTGATGGAGCTGCGCGTCAAGGCCCCGCTGGTGGACCTGCGCACCACGGCCCGCCCCGCCGTCCTCTTCACCAACCTCGCCTCGATCATGGTCGGCGTCTCCTTCTACGTCGTCTCCCTCGTTCTGCCGCAGCTGCTCCAGCTCCCGAAGGCCACCGGCTACGGCCTCGGCCAGTCGATGGTCGTCGCCGGTCTGCTCGTCGCCCCGCTCGGCCTGACGATGATGGTCACCGCGCCCGTCTACGCCCGCCTCTCCGCGAAGTACGGCCCCAAGGTCACCCTGATCCTCGGCCTGCTGATCATCGCGATCGGCTACGGCGCCGGCCTCGGCCTGATGAGCGCCGCCTGGCAGAGCCTGGTCATCGCGGTCGTCCTCGGCGCGGGCATCGGCCTCGCCTACTCCTCGCTGCCCGCGCTGATCGTCGGCGCGGTCCCGGCCTCCGAGACCGGCGCGGCCAACGGCCTCAACACCCTGATGCGCTCCATCGGTACGTCGGTCTCCAGCGCCGTCATCGGCATGGTGCTGGCGAACACCGCGAACAACGTCGGCGGCGTCGCCGTCCCGACCATGCACGGCTTCCGCGTCTCCTTCCTGATCGCGACCGCCGCGGTCGCCGTCGGTCTGGTCCTCGCCCTCTTCCTGCCCCGCCAGCCCCGCCCGGCGACGGCTTCGCAGCTGCGCGCCAGCAGCGAGGAGGACGCCAACCTGGAGCGCGCCGAGCAGGCACTCCGTGGGTTCCGCGGTCGGGTGCTGGACGCCGACGGCGTTCCGGTCGCCCGCGCCAAGGTCACCCTGATCGACCGCCGCGGCCGACAGGCCGGCGCGACCCTGTCCGACGAGGACGGCGGCTATGCCCTCGCCGTGCCGGCGCAGGGTGCGTATGTCGTGGCCGCCAAGGCCGCCGGCCACGGCCCTCTCGCCTCGTCCGCTACCCACGCGGGTGACGAGACGGCCGTGGACCTGGACCTGTCGCTGCCGAGCGAGACGGTCAGCGCGTAG
- a CDS encoding MFS transporter yields the protein MTPMPEAAGTTRRTAHRPARRTAHRAPRPRTAPPAWLLVALACAGQFLVVLDVSVVNVALPSLRTDLGMSSSGLQWVVNAYAMAFAGFMLLGGRAGDLCGRKRMFLTGLALFTLASLAGGLAQEGWQLLAARAVQGLGAAVLAPSTLTIVASAVPEGAARARAIATWTAVGAGGGAAGGLVGGALVDLSSWRWVLLINVPVGALVLALALRLLPESRAGDGRRLDLPGALLITSGLATLAYGISRTEAEGWTASATLVPLAAGLALVGLFLAVEARTAAPLMPLGLLRLRAVASANAATFLCGSALFSQWFFMTLYAQNVLGYTPLEAGLALMPSSLAIVLGSKLAPLLIRTVGARTVAALGTLVAAAGSGWQSTLGAHSAYVTGILLPGVLTMLGSGLAATPLALLATSGAAPGEAGLVSGLVNTSRTMGGSLGLAVLSTIAAARTEAHGTPGHGIPGHGTPEALTEGYALAFRTGAGVLLAGAVLMLVWLPRSGGATEVGRGTAEGEGGGAAEVGGRAVREGGRTAGGEAGGVAAKNVVESRQRS from the coding sequence ATGACACCCATGCCAGAAGCCGCAGGCACCACCCGCCGCACCGCCCACCGCCCTGCCCGCCGCACCGCCCACCGCGCCCCCCGTCCCCGCACCGCACCCCCTGCCTGGCTGCTCGTGGCGCTCGCGTGCGCCGGGCAGTTCCTCGTCGTGCTCGACGTGTCCGTCGTGAACGTGGCGCTGCCGTCCCTGCGGACGGACCTCGGTATGAGTTCTTCGGGACTGCAGTGGGTGGTGAACGCGTACGCCATGGCCTTCGCCGGGTTCATGCTGCTCGGCGGACGGGCCGGCGACCTCTGCGGACGCAAGCGGATGTTCCTGACCGGGCTCGCCCTGTTCACGCTGGCCTCGCTGGCCGGCGGGCTGGCCCAGGAGGGCTGGCAGCTGCTGGCGGCACGGGCCGTACAGGGGCTGGGCGCGGCCGTCCTCGCTCCGTCCACGCTGACGATCGTCGCCTCGGCCGTCCCGGAGGGCGCGGCGCGGGCCCGGGCGATCGCCACGTGGACGGCGGTCGGCGCGGGCGGCGGGGCCGCGGGCGGGCTCGTCGGCGGGGCGCTCGTGGACCTGTCGTCGTGGCGCTGGGTACTGCTGATCAACGTGCCGGTCGGCGCGCTGGTCCTGGCCCTCGCCCTGCGCCTGCTGCCCGAGAGCCGCGCCGGGGACGGCCGGCGCCTGGACCTGCCGGGCGCCCTGCTGATCACCTCCGGCCTGGCCACACTGGCGTACGGCATCTCGCGGACGGAGGCCGAGGGGTGGACGGCGTCGGCGACCCTCGTGCCGCTGGCCGCCGGGCTCGCCCTGGTCGGGCTGTTCCTCGCCGTCGAGGCGCGGACGGCGGCCCCGCTGATGCCGCTCGGGCTGCTGCGACTGCGGGCGGTGGCCTCGGCGAACGCGGCGACGTTCCTGTGCGGCTCGGCGCTGTTCTCCCAGTGGTTCTTCATGACGCTGTACGCGCAGAACGTCCTCGGCTACACCCCGCTGGAGGCCGGTCTCGCCCTGATGCCCAGCTCCCTGGCGATCGTCCTCGGCTCGAAACTCGCGCCCCTCCTCATCCGTACGGTCGGCGCGCGCACCGTGGCGGCGCTGGGCACGCTGGTCGCGGCGGCCGGAAGCGGCTGGCAGTCGACGCTGGGCGCACACAGCGCGTACGTCACCGGGATCCTGCTGCCGGGCGTCCTGACGATGCTGGGCTCCGGCCTGGCGGCGACCCCGCTCGCCCTGCTCGCCACGTCGGGGGCGGCCCCCGGCGAGGCCGGTCTGGTGTCCGGGCTGGTCAACACCTCCCGCACGATGGGCGGCTCACTGGGCCTGGCCGTGCTGTCGACGATCGCGGCGGCGCGTACGGAGGCACACGGGACGCCGGGGCACGGGATACCGGGGCACGGGACGCCGGAGGCGCTGACTGAGGGGTACGCGCTGGCGTTCCGCACGGGGGCGGGGGTGCTGCTGGCCGGGGCGGTGCTGATGCTGGTCTGGCTGCCGAGGAGCGGCGGGGCCACGGAGGTGGGCCGTGGGACGGCAGAAGGGGAGGGCGGCGGGGCCGCAGAGGTGGGTGGCAGGGCCGTGCGAGAGGGCGGCCGGACGGCAGGAGGGGAAGCGGGCGGGGTCGCCGCGAAAAATGTCGTCGAGTCGAGGCAACGATCCTGA
- a CDS encoding SigE family RNA polymerase sigma factor, which translates to MGDRKQAGDAEFQAFVVGRWPRLMRTAFLLTGEQHAAEDLVQSTLEQVYVAWRRVASADEPEAYVRRVMINAHARRYRRKLREFLAPRDDDRGLGHEIADAGDLIAQADDRHTLLKALAKLPARQREAVVLRYWEDLTETQTAEAMGCSVGAVKSNAAKGIAKLRAIPGLADMATHGGRK; encoded by the coding sequence ATGGGGGATCGGAAGCAGGCCGGGGACGCGGAGTTCCAGGCTTTCGTCGTCGGCCGCTGGCCACGGCTGATGCGCACGGCATTTCTCCTCACGGGGGAGCAGCATGCCGCGGAGGACCTGGTCCAGTCGACGCTGGAACAGGTCTATGTGGCCTGGCGCAGGGTCGCCTCGGCCGACGAGCCGGAGGCGTATGTACGGCGCGTGATGATCAACGCGCATGCCCGCAGGTATCGCAGGAAGCTGCGCGAGTTCCTCGCCCCGAGGGACGACGACCGGGGCCTGGGCCATGAGATCGCCGACGCCGGCGACCTGATCGCCCAGGCCGACGACCGGCACACCCTGCTGAAGGCGCTGGCCAAGCTGCCGGCGCGGCAGCGGGAGGCGGTGGTCCTGCGGTACTGGGAGGACCTGACCGAGACGCAGACGGCCGAGGCGATGGGCTGCTCGGTCGGCGCGGTGAAGAGCAACGCGGCCAAGGGGATCGCGAAACTCCGCGCCATACCGGGACTGGCCGACATGGCGACGCACGGAGGGCGGAAGTGA
- a CDS encoding N-acetylmuramoyl-L-alanine amidase translates to MSYVGPNPDPFDPFDPFDSRQPRRSPLRRPLTVALAVLVPGALLGWLAYEALGGTGGDGPDRSAAAGASSSTLRSPTDGTNGTNGSDGANGDGKQNTGIGAGATPSPSSASGSLGSLEGKVVVIDPGHNPTNFQHTADIDRKVDIGTNWKECDTTGTSTNSGYSEAKFTLDVAHRLRTLLQQQGATVKLTQDGDRPYGPCVDERARIGNAAHADAVVSIHADGSAAGNRGFHVILPGAVHEGAADTRPIVAPSRSLGKLIADDFARSTDSSPSNYLGDGTGLVTREDLGGLNLSTVPKVFIECGNMRDTKDAALLTSSAWRQEAAQGISEGIVSFLRG, encoded by the coding sequence GTGTCGTACGTAGGTCCGAACCCCGATCCGTTCGATCCCTTCGATCCCTTCGATTCCCGGCAGCCCCGCCGCTCCCCGCTGCGCCGCCCGCTGACGGTCGCCCTCGCCGTGCTCGTGCCCGGGGCGCTGCTCGGGTGGCTGGCGTACGAGGCGCTGGGCGGCACGGGAGGCGACGGCCCGGACCGCTCGGCGGCAGCGGGGGCGTCGTCGAGCACCCTGCGCTCCCCCACGGACGGCACGAACGGCACGAACGGCTCCGACGGCGCGAACGGCGACGGAAAGCAGAACACCGGCATCGGCGCCGGCGCCACCCCCTCGCCGTCCTCCGCTTCCGGCTCCCTCGGCTCTCTCGAGGGCAAGGTCGTCGTCATCGACCCGGGCCACAACCCCACCAACTTCCAGCACACCGCCGACATCGACCGCAAGGTGGACATCGGCACCAACTGGAAGGAGTGCGACACCACGGGGACGTCCACCAACTCCGGTTACAGCGAGGCGAAGTTCACGCTGGACGTGGCCCACCGGCTGCGCACCCTGCTGCAACAGCAGGGCGCCACGGTGAAACTGACGCAGGACGGCGACCGTCCCTACGGCCCCTGCGTGGACGAACGGGCCCGGATCGGTAACGCGGCGCACGCCGACGCGGTCGTCTCGATCCACGCCGACGGCTCGGCGGCCGGCAACCGCGGCTTCCATGTGATCCTGCCGGGCGCGGTGCACGAGGGCGCCGCCGACACCCGCCCCATCGTCGCCCCGTCCCGCAGCCTCGGAAAGCTGATCGCAGACGACTTCGCCCGCTCGACGGACAGTTCGCCCTCCAACTACCTCGGCGACGGCACCGGTCTCGTCACGCGTGAGGACCTGGGCGGTCTCAATCTGTCAACGGTTCCCAAGGTGTTCATCGAGTGCGGCAACATGCGCGATACCAAGGACGCGGCGCTACTGACCAGCAGCGCCTGGCGGCAGGAGGCGGCGCAAGGAATCTCTGAGGGAATCGTGAGTTTCCTGCGCGGGTAG
- a CDS encoding DUF5336 domain-containing protein: MNIRSLTRGDGVVIGAAVLLFIASFLDLYSIDGIPDSYDLPSLWGSGPVLLSVVLAGIIGAALVVVSRALPQERKIAGLDLRQFGVAFTVFAAWSTLGNVFDPAGGYDNVGESSNGPDAGTGLILALVATLILAGAAVATPLVPALQAGLIPAPKPQAPQPYGAQPPAGYGYPGAQQPPSFGGQPGPGQPGPQSAFGAQPGPAQPPAPDFSPFWFAVPVPRPLFAEDGTPTPIAELAPGTWYLAVEQGAQGLVAQTQDGRRGVLRDASGIQRG, translated from the coding sequence GTGAATATCCGCTCCCTCACTCGAGGCGACGGCGTGGTGATCGGAGCAGCGGTATTGCTGTTCATCGCGTCGTTCCTGGATCTCTACTCGATCGACGGGATTCCCGACAGCTACGACCTCCCGAGCCTCTGGGGCAGCGGGCCGGTCCTGCTCAGTGTCGTTCTCGCGGGGATCATCGGCGCCGCACTCGTCGTCGTCAGCCGGGCGCTGCCGCAGGAGCGCAAGATCGCCGGGCTGGACCTGCGACAGTTCGGCGTGGCCTTCACGGTCTTCGCCGCGTGGAGCACACTCGGCAACGTCTTCGACCCGGCCGGCGGCTACGACAACGTCGGCGAGAGCTCGAACGGCCCCGACGCCGGCACGGGCCTGATCCTCGCCCTCGTCGCCACGCTGATCCTGGCCGGCGCCGCCGTCGCCACCCCCCTGGTCCCCGCGCTCCAGGCCGGTCTCATCCCGGCCCCGAAGCCGCAGGCGCCGCAGCCCTACGGTGCGCAGCCGCCCGCCGGTTACGGCTACCCGGGCGCGCAGCAGCCGCCGTCCTTCGGTGGGCAGCCGGGTCCGGGGCAGCCGGGGCCGCAGTCCGCGTTCGGTGCGCAGCCGGGGCCCGCGCAGCCGCCGGCGCCGGACTTCTCGCCGTTCTGGTTCGCCGTTCCGGTGCCGCGTCCGCTGTTCGCGGAGGACGGTACGCCGACGCCGATCGCGGAGCTGGCGCCGGGCACCTGGTACCTCGCGGTCGAGCAGGGCGCCCAGGGTCTGGTCGCGCAGACCCAGGACGGCCGCCGCGGCGTGCTGCGGGACGCCTCCGGCATCCAGCGCGGCTGA